Proteins from a genomic interval of Microbacterium imperiale:
- the leuA gene encoding 2-isopropylmalate synthase has protein sequence MENNQKPSGMPIHKYRPFHEQIRVDLPDRTWPTKRIETAPRWCAVDLRDGNQALIDPMSPERKRVMFELLVKMGYKEIEVGFPSASQTDFDFVRQLIEDDLIPDDVTIQVLTQAREHLIKRTYEAIAGAKQAIVHLYNSTSILQREVVFRTDRQGIIDIALEGARLCREYEKTVPETAVYYEYSPESYTGTELEFAVDVCNQVIEIFEPTPERKVIINLPATVEMATPNVYADSIEWMSRHLAHRENVILSLHPHNDRGTAIAAAELGYMAGADRIEGCLFGNGERTGNVDLVALGINLFTQGIDPQIDFSDVDGIKRTVEYCNQLPVPERSPWAGDLVFTAFSGSHQDAIKKGFEAMAVRADAAGVSIDEIEWAVPYLPVDPKDLGRSYEAVIRVNSQSGKGGVAYLLKTDHALDLPRKLQIEFSGVVQEKTDAEGGEVTSEQIWSIFTDEYLPAPAADDKWGRFELLGTRTHSDMSGDVRLDVTLRDGETRDEVSAVGNGPIAAFLEVLRERGFDISLYDYVEHTLSSGGDAQAAAYVELQVDDQRLWGVGIDGDISTASLKAVVSCVNRAIRTRERSGELAAV, from the coding sequence ATGGAGAACAACCAGAAGCCCTCGGGCATGCCGATCCACAAGTATCGGCCGTTCCACGAGCAGATCCGCGTCGACCTGCCCGACCGCACGTGGCCCACGAAGCGCATCGAGACGGCGCCGCGCTGGTGCGCGGTCGACCTGCGCGACGGCAACCAGGCGCTCATCGACCCCATGAGCCCCGAGCGCAAGCGCGTCATGTTCGAGCTGCTCGTGAAGATGGGCTACAAGGAAATCGAGGTCGGGTTCCCCAGTGCGAGCCAGACCGACTTCGACTTCGTCCGCCAGCTGATCGAGGACGACCTGATTCCCGACGACGTCACGATCCAGGTGCTGACGCAGGCGCGCGAACACCTGATCAAGCGCACGTACGAGGCGATCGCCGGCGCGAAGCAGGCGATCGTGCACCTGTACAACTCCACGAGCATCCTGCAGCGCGAGGTGGTGTTCCGCACCGACCGGCAAGGCATCATCGACATCGCGCTCGAGGGCGCGCGCCTGTGCCGCGAATACGAGAAGACGGTGCCCGAGACCGCCGTCTACTACGAGTACTCGCCCGAGAGCTACACCGGTACGGAGCTCGAGTTCGCCGTCGACGTCTGCAACCAGGTCATCGAGATCTTCGAGCCGACGCCCGAGCGCAAGGTCATCATCAACCTGCCCGCGACGGTCGAGATGGCGACCCCGAACGTGTACGCCGATTCGATCGAGTGGATGAGCCGGCACCTCGCCCACCGCGAGAACGTGATTCTGTCGCTGCATCCCCACAACGACCGCGGTACCGCGATCGCGGCCGCCGAGCTCGGTTACATGGCCGGTGCCGACCGCATCGAGGGCTGCCTCTTCGGAAACGGTGAGCGCACCGGCAACGTCGACCTGGTCGCGCTGGGCATCAACCTCTTCACGCAGGGCATCGACCCGCAGATCGACTTCAGCGACGTCGACGGCATCAAGCGCACCGTCGAGTACTGCAACCAGCTGCCCGTGCCCGAGCGCAGCCCCTGGGCCGGCGACCTCGTGTTCACGGCCTTCAGTGGCTCGCACCAGGACGCGATCAAGAAGGGCTTCGAGGCGATGGCGGTGCGTGCCGACGCCGCCGGGGTTTCGATCGACGAGATCGAGTGGGCGGTGCCCTACCTGCCGGTCGACCCGAAGGATCTGGGGCGCTCGTACGAAGCCGTCATCCGCGTCAACTCGCAGTCCGGCAAGGGCGGTGTCGCGTACCTGCTCAAGACCGACCACGCGCTCGACCTGCCGCGCAAGCTGCAGATCGAGTTCTCGGGCGTCGTGCAGGAGAAGACGGATGCCGAGGGCGGCGAGGTCACGAGCGAGCAGATCTGGTCGATCTTCACCGATGAGTACCTCCCCGCACCCGCCGCCGACGACAAGTGGGGGCGTTTCGAACTGCTCGGTACCCGCACGCACAGCGACATGTCGGGCGATGTCCGTCTCGACGTCACGCTGCGCGACGGCGAGACCCGCGACGAGGTGTCGGCGGTCGGCAACGGTCCCATCGCCGCCTTCCTCGAGGTGCTGCGTGAGCGCGGCTTCGACATCTCGCTGTACGACTACGTCGAGCACACGCTGAGCTCGGGCGGCGACGCGCAGGCTGCCGCCTACGTCGAGCTGCAGGTCGACGACCAGCGCCTGTGGGGCGTGGGCATCGACGGCGACATCTCGACCGCGAGCCTCAAGGCCGTCGTCTCGTGCGTCAACCGTGCGATCCGCACCCGGGAGCGCTCGGGCGAGCTCGCAGCCGTCTGA